The following DNA comes from Peromyscus leucopus breed LL Stock chromosome 2, UCI_PerLeu_2.1, whole genome shotgun sequence.
ccttttttttttttttaagatggagcCTCTTATTGGTTTGGAACTTTGCAGTGAGAGCTTTaggaatctacctgtctctacctgtAACAGATGGACCTGGGATCTCAAGAGAGTGACCACACAATCCAAAGGATTTCTGCAAGGCAAAAAGTTTTACTTCTGCAGAAGGGTGTCAAATCAAACAATTATGCACATACAGTGTGGTGTACGGGTGTTATCGCTAATGCAAAAGGGTTCTGTGCCTCACTCTGAGTGATCTGACTCAGCCTCATATTCATACACTATCAGTTTCTAAAGAGACATGAAACTTGAGCACATATTGTGATTTCAAAAAATGCTGACCCTGCAGGAATCTGAATTTCTGACAAGTGGCTTCTTTAAAGTTTTAATGGAGTTTTgggcagtgatgatgatgatgatgacgacaacaatgacaaaaacaataATGTTTACATTTTCCACACATCTCATCCTCACTGGAATTACAGGATTATAGGACCTTGGTActgagctggttttttttttgtgggtgctgaggacctgaactcactcagggcttcctccattCTCTACAGGCAAGAAATTGAGCAACATCCCCTGATCTGACTTtcctctttttatatatttttattttttatttgtgttaatatgtgtgtgtgtgcatgtgtgcctatgtgtggtTATGTGCACTTGAGTGGAATGCCCGAGGAACCCAAAAGAGAgagccagatcctctggaactgtaattacATGCAACTCTGAGCTGCCTAACAtgctgttgggaactgaacttgggttctctgaaagagtacAAGCTCTCTTAATCATCAAGTCATCACTTCAgacccttgttttgttttgtctgttaaAAACTGTTATTTTGAAGTGTTAACAAAGACTTACAGGATGAGGTCAGAACCAGATGATTCTGATCCCTTTTCTTTTGATGGACCAGAAATTATGGGTTGTGCAGGGTGCCAGATAGattggaaaaaaggaaagaatgttactttgaaaaccattaaaaagaagcagaaacataAGGGACGTGGGACTGTCCGTACTGTGACTAAAACAGTTTCCAATgactctttctttaatttttttacccCTCCTGAAGTCCCTGAGAATGGAGATCTGGATGATGATGCCGAAGCTATCCTGGCTGCAGACTTTGAAATTGGTCACTTTTTACGGGAGCGGATAATCCCAAGATCAGTGTTATACTTTACTGGCGAGGCTATTGAGGATGacgatgatgattatgatgaagaaggtgaagaagctgatgaggaaggggaagaagaaggagatgaGGAAAACGACCCGGACTATGACCCAAAGAAGGATCAGAACCCAGCAGAGTGCAAGCAGCAGTGAAGCAGGAAGTCTGGCCCCGAGGACGGCCTACCCTGTAATAGCCTAAACCAGACTGTCTCTTACTTACAGCCTTATGTTTTGTACTTTCTTGGTAGACTCAGtaagtttttaaaggaaaggaagtGGATATTTTAAAGACTAATTTGTTCTAACTAGAGTTCTATCAGATATGTTGAATGCATAAATCCTTGCTAATGCATGTCCGTTTATTGCTGCAGCTTGGTTCTTCTGGAATATTTTCACCATATTGGAATACAGTTATGAGAGTCAGCTGTTGAGCACATTGTTTGGTGTAGCTGTTTGTTTCCTAAAGAACCAAAGTTGTTTCCAGCTGATAGAACAGGTTGGAATCGGCCTGCATTCGCTCCTCCTTCTGTTACGTTGTTAGGGGATGATGCAGATTGGAGAAAAGGAAATTGTGGTTAAGAATTTCCAgttaaatgcctttaatcccagcactggggaggcagaggcatgtggatctctgtgaattcgagggcAACCTGTTCTATAagatgagttccagaacagccaggactgttaaacagagaaaccttgtcttggaaaaaaaatagataatagatagatagatagatagatagatagatagatagatagatagatagataatatcaTCCAAATATTTACCCCAAACTCGTATACCAAAATATCCAATGCCTGTCATTTTCTTGGACATTAACTTCTCTGAGTCATATGgtacttattattattaaattttatattatagttttgacaaactcaaaaaaaaaagaatttccagtTAAGATCAAACCTACTAACAAGATTATTAAGGAGTTTTATATTTTAGATGATATAATTATAACAGAAGTCAACTCATGGTTATTAGTTATAGCAAGGTGAACAAaccctaggtttttttttttgttttctcagaagTTAATCTGATAGTATTTAAATGTACTTTGAAAATTAACCTCCATTAATTAAGTATCTTTTCTTTGTGGTAGGGTCTACCCTTCTGCTTTCCTGGAAAGGATGGATTTACATCATTTGAACctattttgaattttcttgtttgtttgtttgtttgcctaattttgtttttatagcctaaaataaaaatgttatacagtcttaaaaaaaactgttatttcatattttgtgcatgtgtgaaaatgtACTTATAAGTGCAGgtttcatggaggccagaagagaacataagataccctggagctggagttacaggcagttgtgagctgcccaacccgggagctaggaattgaattcaggtctgcTGCAAGGCCAGAActcattcttaaccactgaggcatctctctagcctttgTTGATTCTTCCAACAAATATTTGAGTGTCTACTCTATGTCAAGAACTGTCCTAGGCCATGAGGATATGTGAGTAAACAATATATTCTAGACACACTGAGTCTTAATCTGTTGTCCCTTGCTGTGAAAGAACACCTAAGACTGGGtagcttacaaaggaaaaaagctTATCTTGTAACAAGTTTTTGGAACTTAGAAACCCAAAATCTGTGGGCACATCTGGCAAGGGCCTTGTGTCACCTGAAACCATGTTAGAAatcagaagaagaaacaggagaagagGAGCCATAGTTTATAATTGCCTACTGCCAGGGTAACCATTGCAGTCCCTCAAGAGCAGGACAGACTCACATGAGAAAGCCATGTGTCCATCCATGACACCTCTACCGCCATGTCACCACCTCCCAACACTCCCACACTGGGGGGCCAGGACCCCACATGAGCTTTGGTTGAGACAAATCATAGTCAAATGCAACAAGTTGTTTACTCCAcacacttagaggtccaggctgTGCCAAGGTTTACTCTTTGCCACACATGGTTCCTCATCCTTCATTCACTGTCTCACACAGCCTCGTGCAAAGCTATGAAAAGGTCACTGTGACTATTCTCATTCTGtagatatatataaaaatttttttaaaaaaacagaggcaagaagaggtttTAGGTTAAATCCATCAATATTTGCACAGCTAAACAGATCAGGTATCTGAGTCCAGGCAAGCTAACTCAAGACAACAAAATGCCATTACACTGTGATAGAGTTCTAGGTTATGCTTTGTAGACTTCTGTTTTGTCCTCCAGGcacacagttaagagcacttactgctcatgcaaaggatctgagtttgattcccatctCTCACaatggacagctcacaactgcctgtaactctagctccaggagatactgcaccctctgctggcctccatgagtactacattcacataatacacacacacacatatacatataattgaaatgaaaatctttctttaaaaaattttcactGGTCAGtattgccaccaaaggtcacactGATTCCCAGGAGCTTGGCCTCCACCTGTGGCCTTCTTGGTGCCCAATGGTTATGCTGCTACCTGGTCCATACAGACTTGAGTAAAAGCCACCTGAAGCTAAAGCAAGAAATccagagtctgcttaaagggcaaagggatttattaagaaaggaaaactcagccgggtggtggtggcgcgcgcctttaatcccagcactcgggaggcagagccaggcagatctctgtgagttcgaggccagcctgggctgccaagtgagctccaggagaggcgcaaagctacacagagaaaccctgtctcgaaaaaccaaaaaaaagaaagaaagaaagaaagaaagaaagaaagaaagaaagaaagaaagaaagaaagaaagaaagaaagaaagaaagaaagaaagaaagaaagaaagaaaaaaagaaaggaaaactcacaagAGAGAACAGAGGAATTGTCTCAGGGTCCTGGAAAAGTAAGGCATGGTCCCACGATGTTCTTCTGCCTCAGACAGTCCCACATCCAAGTCCCACAAGGGAGTGAAGAGAGCTGTTTACGTGCTTCTCGGGTCTTAAGGGTAGCCTGAGCCACGCCCCAGGAGCAGGTTCTTCAGTGTTATAGATAGGTGGGACAGTTtcctgctacatctctaggggcagtgcttcaaggtcatagacagagcAGCTATCCACTACACAGGGCCAGGGCAACAGAAGGGCCTGAGCTGcacccagggccatgtctgggttcatggccctgCCACAGACAGCACCTGTGCTGATGTCCAAGGATCCTGTCACCATCGAAGGCAGTACAGATGCCCAGGAAAAGACCTCACTGCCAGTGGGTCCATGCAGATCTAAGTAACTTACACAGCTGCCGGGGACCATGGTGTcacctgggcctgggctgctaccaggggccatgtctgagtctgtggccctg
Coding sequences within:
- the LOC114685525 gene encoding nucleosome assembly protein 1-like 1, which produces MTFYFFKGVLSVAPELQEFGRLECKALMNESQIDPCFVLSVKNCYFEVLTKTYRMRSEPDDSDPFSFDGPEIMGCAGCQIDWKKGKNVTLKTIKKKQKHKGRGTVRTVTKTVSNDSFFNFFTPPEVPENGDLDDDAEAILAADFEIGHFLRERIIPRSVLYFTGEAIEDDDDDYDEEGEEADEEGEEEGDEENDPDYDPKKDQNPAECKQQ